The Theileria annulata chromosome 2, complete sequence, *** SEQUENCING IN PROGRESS *** genomic sequence ACTTGTTCATGTAATGGTAAAGGTTCGAATAGCTGTTGTGTATGTGTAAAGTGTTGCGATAAGAACTGTTGTACTAAAAGTTGCACAGATGAAAAATGTTGCATAAAACTGTGTTGTTGTAAGAATTGCAAAAATTCTGTTAAAAGTAATGGTACCCGAGTCTTCctattttatgaaaataatgatgTATGTTGTATAAGAGAAATAAAGCCAGATACCACTCCAAAATTTGATGGTAATGCAAAGGCTCAATGCACTTTTTATATAAGCAGTATATTTATTTCCGATTGTTGTCATTCAGACATCCAGGTTGATTTGCATTGTAAAATGAGTAATAACTTCTTCAGAGTGACAGATATAAAATACCCCAAGAAAACAATAGCTCCAACCTCTGTTCAATTATgtcaaaataataaacaatgTTGTGAAAAGAAAGAAGAAAAGCAATGTCGCTGTGCAAGTGCTCTTAAAAAGGTAATAGTTGAGTATCCTAGCGAAGATCCGAAGTCTGAGGATGAAAAATGTAATTGTCCAGCTAGTTGCACCAAATGTAGTTGTTGCCAACCCGGTAATTGTTCTTGTACACCTAAATCAAATGAGTCTAATTGTTGTAAGTGCAGTGAAGACGGTTGCCCGTGTTCTAAAGGTGATTCGTCTTGTAATAATGGTTGTTGTAAAGATGGTAAGTGTTGTTGTTGTTTCTGTGCGAAATTTACCATATCACCAGATAACTCATTTGATAAGAGGATGAAACCAGTGAAGATCAAACTTATATCGATTTTCTGgatattatttttcttaatattaatattgacCTACCTTATAATGTCATCTATTAAAGTCAAAGAATTAGATTATTACGATTTTAAACCTGTAACATCATATGAGATGATAACTAGTAAAACCAAAAGGAATGCTCTGAATTCACCAGATGACGTGAAACGTAGAATAGATGAGTTTTTAATGAATTCAGGTTTGGAGAGTAAAGAATATGATAGTGAATTAGAACATATGCTCAAGCTTTTTGAATGTACACTAGatccaaataattttacattccTCAAATATCACCTGGATGAAGTATCATTAAAGCTTCTGAATAATCCAGTATTTATTCTTAGAACAAAAATTGAGATGGTTACCTGGAGTTGTTGCTTAGGATTTATGTATACTTATATTATTGAGATGCTCATTAGAATCCAAAGTTTTTTTGTAAACTGGGAGTATGTATGGGAAAAGGAgtacaaatattatagaaTGAAAATGGCAAACAGAATTAATCAGTTTACACGTGGATCGAAGTTTGGAGTAGCGGCCTTGAGTGAATCGGATATTGGACTGAAAACATACATGTTGATTGGCAAGTCAAGAAAAGATACATTGGAAGGTTTATCCGAAAGGGTAGAAAGCTATTTGGATCTGTACGATGgagaaattgaaattaaagaaaaaGAATTTCCCGAGTCATTAGATGAAAGACTAGAGTACTTTATAAGTATTTGGGAGTCTAGGATAGATCACCTTGAGGACTGGATAACTTCAAGAACTAATGTATTTGATTGGGATATATTTATGGAGCAATATCCAGATATAAGAACATGGGTAAATATGTTTGGAAGGTATATTCAGGGGGCCTTGAATGAAGTTGAGTTTGACGAAAAGAAGTTTAACAAAGGAACTGAAGTGTttttaattgataaaataaattaataaaatttaaaaatatatacacattAGTTTATtctatagtataaatagATTAAGATTAAATATCATATATATACGTGGAAGGattaattagataaatagTACTTAATTGGTgtgtttaaaatattatcaaactCAAGTCAAATTTTACAAACTAAGCTATTGAAATCAAATGTTgctaaaataaaaaagtaattatactataacATGATAGTGGAGAAGGAATCCTACCCATGGGGACGCATGTAAAGATTCctattatttttcattatctatgatgattttttaatatttaacctttgtattatattttaaaatttttttaaatggAGTTAGAGGTGCGGAGAACAACTGGCTCCTCCGCTAAGGGGATAAAAAGGAGTATCGGCATTTCATACATCGTTGAGCCTTTTTTAGTTGGACTTTGCTGCCTTATTGGCACTGATCAGTTTGatattttactatttcATACAGATATTTCAATTAAGTTCcaatactatatactacaAATCACTGTAATTCTGACTTTACTTGGCTCTGTCCTTATTAACTTTGAGaataactttattttaaatattttttacttttcCTATACCATGTTGTTGGttataattcatttgtCAAGGGTTAAGTTTATTTACTCGTTTATATTTGGGTTAGTTTTCTTAGTTTTGGATTACTTTCTGCTTGAGCTAAAAACGGATAATTTTGCaaactattttattttacacgTTGGAGTTTTGCATTTTTTGATTATTGCTCTTGTAAAAACGCGTATTAATTCAGCTTTTATCATAACATTACACACTATCTGCATAGGCTATTCTATGACACTCATTATAATACACTCTTGTTCATACTATTCTAAATACAATTCTGGGTTGGTATGGTTTGTACTGGGTTTGTTCACAGCCCGGTCATTGCCTCAACTTTTGTGGAGTTTTCGTGATGGAGATCTGGATCGTGAGATCCAAGTTCAGAGTTTTTCCGAAAGTTTAGCTATATGGAGGTTCGTGTTTTGCTTCGTTTCGTTTATTATGAAGCTGACCATGGGGAAAGCCAATTTTTATACCAATTCAGAGGGTGGTACTAAATActttgaaaaaatatgtgataaattaaaaaaagCTTATGAACCATTTTGCGATAAAAAAAAAGATtttaaagataattttaaggAGTTATATAAGCATACAAAAGATTTTTATatgtttaataatgaaaattgtaataataatggaGAATGTAGTTGGTGTATGCCctttttagaaaaaatcTTTTATTTGTGTCGTTTATATCCTTTCTTTTCATTTATCTTTACCGGtggatttattttaaagtCGCCACCACTAACTCACTTAATATATTGTCCTTATTCAAGTCaccaaaaattaattattgataatattaataggATTTCTTTCCTTATTGGCTGTTGTTTTGGGGCCGCATATCCAGCATCTGTTACTGgaaatcattattattattacatcATCACATTTAGCGTTTATTTATCCCATATTGTTCTTTCAGTTACACTCGCTTATATTGGTCAATTCTTATctttatacatattataCACTATAGCTTCTTTATCGGGTTTTTTCTTGGGATATACATTTTCTTATTCATTAGGAGCATTCAcaaatagtatattaattcaaACTTGTAGAAGAGAAGAGTTTGATAATCCCTTTACAAGTGAAAAAACCGATGAGAAGCTTATGCCTTGTTGTGGCgataaattcaataatgAATGCTACTGTAAGTATCCATCTATTATACCCGTCCATCAAACTGTTCAAATGCCGTTACGTTGTTCCAAATCTATTTTCGAATGTAGAAGTTTGAAGTATGACCCCAATGGTTGTAATgctataataatttgtgaTAACGATGCAAAGATAACTAATTGTACCAAAAGCCCATGTGAAGGCGTTTGTTGTACAGAAACTGATTGTAAGTGTTTGAGGTTGCTTGGAGTTTACAAGCTTGAGGCTGTTTCAACTAGCGCCTGTGCTGAGTGCCAATTAACTGTAAGAATTGAGGGAACTAAACTTGAATGCAATTCATGTGGAGGTACCTGCAGTTCTGGAAATAGTGGAGGTACTTGTAATTGTCAAAATGGAGATGGAACTTGTTGTTTATGTGTCAAATGTTGTGATAAGGGCTGTTGTACTGGTTGTAGTCAGGAGAAATGCTgttgtataaaattttgttgCTGTAAAAATGGATGTAAAAGTTGTAAGTGTAAATGTAACGGCAAAAAAAAATGTTGTAATGAATGCAATGGAACCAACAGCAAAGGTTCGAATGGCAATTGTTCAAATGGAAAAGATTCAAATGGCAATTGTTCAAATGGAAAAGGTTCAAATGGAAAGGAATTCAAAATAGAAAATGTTTGTACTAGAATTTTTATATGTTATAAAAACTGTGCAAATAATGGAGATAATTGTTGTTTAAGAGAATTAAAACCAAATAGTGTTGATTTTGATGGTATGCtagataaatttgaatgCTTTGATATAAgatatatattctttagAGACTGTTGTCATGTTGATATGCAAATTGATTTACATTGTTCACTAAGAAATAACTACTTCAGACTGAACGGAGTTAATTATCCAAAGAAGTCGAATGACTCCAAAACACTTAAATTTTATGGTAGAATATTAAAGTCTTGTAAGCAACCAGAAAAACAATGTTGCTGTCTATTCCGAAAAATTACCAAACTCTTTCTATCTCCCGAGGATTGTGATCCAGAAAAAAAGTGTTCTGAAGACTGCACTGGTAGTTCTGGTGGTTGCTGTACATGTCCAAATTGTCTCTTGTTTTGCCGATTAAAGATTGATAAATCAGGCTCATTTGTTAAGAGGGTTGATAAGTTTAGGGTCAAGTTTATTGTTATAtcatttgttatatttgCCCTTGTATGCTTGATGATAGAATCGTTAGTAATGATTTCAAGGTATAGAAACCGCCCAGCCATTTTTAACCCCAACGCAACGTATGAACAAATAACAAAGTTGGTAGAGAAGAAGAACTTTAACTCCGTTGAACAAGTGAGCGCCAGGTTGACATCGTTAATGAATGTGAACAAAATAGCAGAAGGTGCAAATGATGA encodes the following:
- a CDS encoding uncharacterized protein (chr2.C.cand.191 - possible signal anchor, transmembrane protein;~11 probable transmembrane helices predicted for TA14030 by TMHMM2.0 at aa 12-34, 39-61, 68-87, 91-113, 126-148, 158-180, 234-256, 276-298, 305-322, 337-359 and 799-821;~Signal anchor predicted for TA14030 by SignalP 2.0 HMM (Signal peptide probability 0.003, signal anchor probability 0.954) with cleavage site probability 0.001 between residues 25 and 26), which translates into the protein MKKRVPDAGDFLESYFLGLSCLVCSEQFYILISQTKASASFQWYLLLFTAFATLTSVLILYEKTHDEFITLLHYYYSCLLAFLVGFVWIKITSVLVSTCTTIVIGFLTTSLIIEACAHYSSNAKLLLSFIAGLLSARILPSFCWILTSKEDYESQSMSISLILSIARFSSCLLSICMKFIKAELSFAKVKSIKFESDQFSFKFCPEAFSKLYEFYCQRITTDLKEEKEIYLTIYSYIKYFFPIFCFFCSVVFFLPLSPVMDAHLNRRSKFMYAPHVIRSLSIFETASHLLGFSIGILFPASISCNLSFCFINILNISIRLFVQERFSFFLKFFSNIGIYLMVIIYSTLNGYVCSYDLFVIRNTFHNCKKEDSEHTCCGDKFLTQCYCRYPAIIDERNKCIYSRTNLCNSKSYVAFLKNCNSMNLILNFSSLTHCYPFNRFSCSESFCKYKSLDYCSSGPNAILLVQKDKKKEMSEMCKRICCEGNCCETPCQKEKCGCLRLCGMYEIETVTTSTCDDCQLTVRIEGTKCDICSKCSEAGSSGTCSCNGKGSNSCCVCVKCCDKNCCTKSCTDEKCCIKLCCCKNCKNSVKSNGTRVFLFYENNDVCCIREIKPDTTPKFDGNAKAQCTFYISSIFISDCCHSDIQVDLHCKMSNNFFRVTDIKYPKKTIAPTSVQLCQNNKQCCEKKEEKQCRCASALKKVIVEYPSEDPKSEDEKCNCPASCTKCSCCQPGNCSCTPKSNESNCCKCSEDGCPCSKGDSSCNNGCCKDGKCCCCFCAKFTISPDNSFDKRMKPVKIKLISIFWILFFLILILTYLIMSSIKVKELDYYDFKPVTSYEMITSKTKRNALNSPDDVKRRIDEFLMNSGLESKEYDSELEHMLKLFECTLDPNNFTFLKYHLDEVSLKLLNNPVFILRTKIEMVTWSCCLGFMYTYIIEMLIRIQSFFVNWEYVWEKEYKYYRMKMANRINQFTRGSKFGVAALSESDIGLKTYMLIGKSRKDTLEGLSERVESYLDLYDGEIEIKEKEFPESLDERLEYFISIWESRIDHLEDWITSRTNVFDWDIFMEQYPDIRTWVNMFGRYIQGALNEVEFDEKKFNKGTEVFLIDKIN
- a CDS encoding uncharacterized protein (chr2.C.cand.192 - signal peptide, transmembrane protein;~13 probable transmembrane helices predicted for TA14025 by TMHMM2.0 at aa 20-42, 57-74, 79-98, 103-121, 128-147, 151-173, 185-204, 224-243, 318-337, 385-407, 414-436, 859-881 and 985-1007), which gives rise to MELEVRRTTGSSAKGIKRSIGISYIVEPFLVGLCCLIGTDQFDILLFHTDISIKFQYYILQITVILTLLGSVLINFENNFILNIFYFSYTMLLVIIHLSRVKFIYSFIFGLVFLVLDYFLLELKTDNFANYFILHVGVLHFLIIALVKTRINSAFIITLHTICIGYSMTLIIIHSCSYYSKYNSGLVWFVLGLFTARSLPQLLWSFRDGDLDREIQVQSFSESLAIWRFVFCFVSFIMKLTMGKANFYTNSEGGTKYFEKICDKLKKAYEPFCDKKKDFKDNFKELYKHTKDFYMFNNENCNNNGECSWCMPFLEKIFYLCRLYPFFSFIFTGGFILKSPPLTHLIYCPYSSHQKLIIDNINRISFLIGCCFGAAYPASVTGNHYYYYIITFSVYLSHIVLSVTLAYIGQFLSLYILYTIASLSGFFLGYTFSYSLGAFTNSILIQTCRREEFDNPFTSEKTDEKLMPCCGDKFNNECYCKYPSIIPVHQTVQMPLRCSKSIFECRSLKYDPNGCNAIIICDNDAKITNCTKSPCEGVCCTETDCKCLRLLGVYKLEAVSTSACAECQLTVRIEGTKLECNSCGGTCSSGNSGGTCNCQNGDGTCCLCVKCCDKGCCTGCSQEKCCCIKFCCCKNGCKSCKCKCNGKKKCCNECNGTNSKGSNGNCSNGKDSNGNCSNGKGSNGKEFKIENVCTRIFICYKNCANNGDNCCLRELKPNSVDFDGMLDKFECFDIRYIFFRDCCHVDMQIDLHCSLRNNYFRLNGVNYPKKSNDSKTLKFYGRILKSCKQPEKQCCCLFRKITKLFLSPEDCDPEKKCSEDCTGSSGGCCTCPNCLLFCRLKIDKSGSFVKRVDKFRVKFIVISFVIFALVCLMIESLVMISRYRNRPAIFNPNATYEQITKLVEKKNFNSVEQVSARLTSLMNVNKIAEGANDEKINHFKKMSEVLKKHMSEPEYLKLYSHLENVSLTFLSRSNRTEFKSLEKQVILWSHCVGFFYGYAFPLFTFIQEFFTKWDMMWNIEHENYIRVVRPRLNKMSHLSKYSLTLLDVLTTSDKTVRSIGMTRTSSWVGVMEELKWAVKLDETEKGVSDLPLATSMGEKLERFLKAWLHRQTYVGSWITKKTNVFDWAGFTSQYENIEKWIEQVSPYLMLGSEYVNIQLNELNQEVKS